A region of Silurus meridionalis isolate SWU-2019-XX chromosome 15, ASM1480568v1, whole genome shotgun sequence DNA encodes the following proteins:
- the bxdc2 gene encoding ribosome biogenesis protein BRX1 homolog — MAAAKRKRGGAGEGPKKKVKFVENGEKEKNDTTEQKTSEEITIPRPVSQGKWKNKERVLVFSSRGINFRTRHLMQDLRTMMPHAKADTKMDRKDKLFVVNEVCEIKNCNKCIFFEAKKKKDLYMWISNVPHGPSAKFLVQNLHTLAELKMTGNCLKGSRPLLSFDPQFDKEPHYALLKELFIQTFSTPQYHPRSQPFVDHVFTFTIADNRIWFRNFQIIEEDASLVEIGPRFVLNLIKVFQGSFGGPTLYENPHFQSPNAYRRMVRLNMSAKQKERQMVKQIRLEKRNETKEVGTKTDVTDAVFDTPAEEKPVQVEHEAPEPALSKKKKKLTELKKRKLLKRKGL; from the exons ATGGCGGCCGCCAAGAGGAAACGTGGAGGAGCAGGAGAGGGTCCGAAAAAGAAAGTTAAGTTTGTGGAAaatggagaaaaggagaaaaacgaCACGACGGAACAGAAGACGAGTGAAGAGATCACGATTCCTCGTCCGGTCTCTCAG gGCAAATGGAAAAACAAGGAACGGGTTTTAGTTTTCTCGTCCCGAGGCATCAACTTCAGAACGCGGCACCTGATGCAGGATCTCAGGACCATGATGCCTCACGCCAAAGCAG ACACTAAAATGGACAGGAAAGATAAGCTGTTTGTGGTGAACGAG GTTTGTGAAATCAAAAACTGCAACAAGTGCATATTCTTCGaagcgaagaagaagaaggatctgTACATGTG GATCTCGAACGTTCCTCACGGACCTTCAGCGAAGTTCCTGGTTCAAAACC tGCACACGCTCGCTGAGCTGAAAATGACCGGGAATTGCCTGAAGGGCTCCAGACCGCTTCTCTCATTCGATCCC CAATTCGATAAGGAGCCTCATTACGCCCTCCTGAAGGAGCTCTTCATTCAG ACCTTCTCCACGCCGCAGTATCATCCCAGGAGCCAGCCGTTTGTAGACCACGTCTTCACTTTCACCATCGCAGACAACCGAATCTGGTTCAGAAATTTTCAG attaTCGAGGAGGACGCGTCTCTGGTGGAAATCGGACCTCGTTTCGTCCTTAATTTGATAAAAGTTTTCCAGGGCAGCTTCGGGGGGCCGACTCTTTACGAAAACCCTCATTTCCAGTCTCCCAATGcg TATCGGCGCATGGTGCGGCTCAACATGTCGgctaaacagaaagagagacagatggtgAAGCAGATCCGTCTGGAAAAGAGGAACGAGACGAAGGAGGTTGGGACCAAAACAGACGTAACGGACGCCGTTTTCGACACGCCGGCGGAGGAAAAACCCGTACAGGTGGAGCACGAGGCTCCTGAACCGGCGCtcagcaagaagaagaagaagctgacTGAGCTGAAGAAGAGGAAGCTCCTGAAACGCAAAGGCCTCTGA
- the nup54 gene encoding nucleoporin p54 isoform X2 — MAFNFGGGTSNTASLSAPSFGAATTTTAPAGFGFGSTTTGAFGGFGNTATSSAGSTFNFSNPANTGGGLFGNTQNKGFGFSSGLGTGTGTGTGFGSGLGGGGLGFGGFNLQSTQPQQGGLFGQQTQAQAQSNQLINTASALSAPTLLNDERDAILAKWNQLQAFWGTGKGYFNNNIPPVDFTQENPFCRFKAVGYSCIPSSKDEDGLVALALNKKEVDVRSQQQQLVESLHKFLGGNPTLTVNVEGVKALPDDQTEVIVYVVERSPNGTSKRVPASTLYSYMEQVNIKSQLQQLGVVMSITRTALSPAQLKQLLQNPPAGVDPIIWEQAKVDNPDPDKLIPVPMVGFKELLHRLKIQEQMTKQHQTRVDIIATDISELQKNQSTTVAKIAQYKRKLMDLSHRVLQVLIRQEIQRKSGYAIQVDEEHLRVQLDTIQSELNAPTQFKGRLNELMSQIRMQNHYGAVRAEERYVVDGDLLREIKQHLKQQQDGLSHLISVIKDDMEDIKIIEQGLHDSVHVRAGKLS, encoded by the exons ATGGCGTTCAACTTCGGCGGCGGGACCTCGAACACAGCGA GTCTCTCAGCCCCGTCTTTTGGGGCTGCTACGACCACCACGGCGCCCGCTGGGTTTGGATTCGGCTCAACTACCACAG GTGCGTTCGGAGGCTTCGGAAACACTGCCACCTCTTCTGCAGGCTCCACCTTCAACTTCTCAAACCCCGCCAACACCG GTGGTGGATTGTTTGGAAACACTCAGAATAAAGGCTTCGGGTTTTCCTCTGGACTGGGAACAGGGACCGGTACTGGGACGGGGTTCGGATCTGGTTTGGGAGGCGGAGGCCTCGGTTTCGGGGGCTTCAATCTTCAGTCCACGCAGCCGCAACAAG gAGGTTTGTTCGGTCAGCAGACCCAAGCCCAGGCGCAGTCCAATCAGCTGATCAACACGGCCAGCGCTCTGTCCGCACCCACACTGCTGAACGACGAGCGTGACGCCATCCTGGCCAAATGGAACCAGCTGCAGGCCTTCTGGGGAACAGGCAAGGGCTACTTCAACAACAATATCCCTCCGGTCGACTTCACCCAGGAGAACCCTTTCTGCCGGTTTAAG GCAGTAGGTTACAGCTGCATCCCCAGTAGTAAAGATGAGGACGGTCTGGTGGCTCTGGCTCTTAATAAAAAAGAGGTGGACGTCCGCagtcagcagcagcagctggtCGAGTCTCTGCACAAGTTTCTGGGTGGAAACCCGACGCTCACCGTGAATGTAGAAGGAGTGAAAGCGCTGCCCGATGACCA GACGGAGGTTATCGTATACGTAGTAGAGCGCTCTCCTAACGGCACGTCAAAGCGAGTTCCAGCCTCCACGCTGTACAGCTACATGGAGCAGGTGAACATCAAGAGCCAGTTGCAGCAGCTTGGCGTGGTGATGAGCATCACCAGGACAGCTCTTTCTCCTGCACAGCTCAAACAGCTGCTGCAGAATCCTCCTGCAG GAGTCGATCCGATCATATGGGAGCAGGCCAAAGTGGACAACCCCGACCCTGATAA GCTGATCCCGGTGCCGATGGTTGGTTTCAAGGAGTTGCTGCACAGGCTGAAGATACAAGAACAGATGACTAAACAGCACCAGACCAGAGTAGAT ATAATCGCCACAGACATCAGTGAGCTTCAGAAGAACCAGTCCACCACCGTGGCGAAGATCGCTCAATACAAGAGGAAGCTGATGGACCTGTCGCACCGAGTCCTTCAG GTCCTGATAAGGCAGGAGATTCAGAGGAAGAGCGGCTACGCCATCCAGGTGGATGAAGAACATCTGAGGGTGCAGCTGGACACCATACAATCTGAGCTGAATGCTCCCACGCAGTTTAAG GGACGCCTGAACGAGCTGATGTCGCAGATCCGGATGCAGAATCACTACGGCGCAGTGCGAGCTGAAGAACGATACGTCGTCGATGGTGACCTGCTCCGAGAGATCAAACag CACCTGAAGCAGCAGCAGGATGGTTTGAGTCACCTGATCAGTGTGATCAAGGACGACATGGAGGACATCAAGATCATCGAGCAGGGACTCCATGATAGTGTACATGTGAGGGCCGGAAAACTCAGTTGA
- the nup54 gene encoding nucleoporin p54 isoform X3 gives MAFNFGGGTSNTASSSGFSLGSFGAKTTASTAFGFGTGTTTTASSGFGSLSAPSFGAATTTTAPAGFGFGSTTTGFGGLGAVSTTTAGGFSFGGFGLNTNPAAVSFNMGGFGAPPTTATVFNFGNNLGGAGAFGGFGNTATSSAGSTFNFSNPANTGGGLFGNTQNKGFGFSSGLGTGTGTGTGFGSGLGGGGLGFGGFNLQSTQPQQGGLFGQQTQAQAQSNQLINTASALSAPTLLNDERDAILAKWNQLQAFWGTGKGYFNNNIPPVDFTQENPFCRFKAVGYSCIPSSKDEDGLVALALNKKEVDVRSQQQQLVESLHKFLGGNPTLTVNVEGVKALPDDQTEVIVYVVERSPNGTSKRVPASTLYSYMEQVNIKSQLQQLGVVMSITRTALSPAQLKQLLQNPPAGVDPIIWEQAKVDNPDPDKLIPVPMVGFKELLHRLKIQEQMTKQHQTRVDIIATDISELQKNQSTTVAKIAQYKRKLMDLSHRVLQVLIRQEIQRKSGYAIQVDEEHLRVQLDTIQSELNAPTQFKGRLNELMSQIRMQNHYGAVRAEERYVVDGDLLREIKQHLKQQQDGLSHLISVIKDDMEDIKIIEQGLHDSVHVRAGKLS, from the exons ATGGCGTTCAACTTCGGCGGCGGGACCTCGAACACAGCGA GCTCGTCTGGGTTTTCATTGGGTTCATTTGGTGCCAAAACGACAGCGTCCACAGCTTTTGGGTTTGGTACCGGTACCACCACTACCGCCTCATCGGGATTTGGTA GTCTCTCAGCCCCGTCTTTTGGGGCTGCTACGACCACCACGGCGCCCGCTGGGTTTGGATTCGGCTCAACTACCACAG GATTCGGGGGTTTGGGGGCTGTGAGCACCACCACCGCTGGGGGGTTTAGTTTTGGGGGGTTCGGGTTAAACACTAACCCAGCAGCAGTTAGCTTTAACATGGGGGGCTTCGGGGCTCCGCCCACCACCGCTACCGTATTTAATTTTGGCAATAACCTCGGCGGTGCAG GTGCGTTCGGAGGCTTCGGAAACACTGCCACCTCTTCTGCAGGCTCCACCTTCAACTTCTCAAACCCCGCCAACACCG GTGGTGGATTGTTTGGAAACACTCAGAATAAAGGCTTCGGGTTTTCCTCTGGACTGGGAACAGGGACCGGTACTGGGACGGGGTTCGGATCTGGTTTGGGAGGCGGAGGCCTCGGTTTCGGGGGCTTCAATCTTCAGTCCACGCAGCCGCAACAAG gAGGTTTGTTCGGTCAGCAGACCCAAGCCCAGGCGCAGTCCAATCAGCTGATCAACACGGCCAGCGCTCTGTCCGCACCCACACTGCTGAACGACGAGCGTGACGCCATCCTGGCCAAATGGAACCAGCTGCAGGCCTTCTGGGGAACAGGCAAGGGCTACTTCAACAACAATATCCCTCCGGTCGACTTCACCCAGGAGAACCCTTTCTGCCGGTTTAAG GCAGTAGGTTACAGCTGCATCCCCAGTAGTAAAGATGAGGACGGTCTGGTGGCTCTGGCTCTTAATAAAAAAGAGGTGGACGTCCGCagtcagcagcagcagctggtCGAGTCTCTGCACAAGTTTCTGGGTGGAAACCCGACGCTCACCGTGAATGTAGAAGGAGTGAAAGCGCTGCCCGATGACCA GACGGAGGTTATCGTATACGTAGTAGAGCGCTCTCCTAACGGCACGTCAAAGCGAGTTCCAGCCTCCACGCTGTACAGCTACATGGAGCAGGTGAACATCAAGAGCCAGTTGCAGCAGCTTGGCGTGGTGATGAGCATCACCAGGACAGCTCTTTCTCCTGCACAGCTCAAACAGCTGCTGCAGAATCCTCCTGCAG GAGTCGATCCGATCATATGGGAGCAGGCCAAAGTGGACAACCCCGACCCTGATAA GCTGATCCCGGTGCCGATGGTTGGTTTCAAGGAGTTGCTGCACAGGCTGAAGATACAAGAACAGATGACTAAACAGCACCAGACCAGAGTAGAT ATAATCGCCACAGACATCAGTGAGCTTCAGAAGAACCAGTCCACCACCGTGGCGAAGATCGCTCAATACAAGAGGAAGCTGATGGACCTGTCGCACCGAGTCCTTCAG GTCCTGATAAGGCAGGAGATTCAGAGGAAGAGCGGCTACGCCATCCAGGTGGATGAAGAACATCTGAGGGTGCAGCTGGACACCATACAATCTGAGCTGAATGCTCCCACGCAGTTTAAG GGACGCCTGAACGAGCTGATGTCGCAGATCCGGATGCAGAATCACTACGGCGCAGTGCGAGCTGAAGAACGATACGTCGTCGATGGTGACCTGCTCCGAGAGATCAAACag CACCTGAAGCAGCAGCAGGATGGTTTGAGTCACCTGATCAGTGTGATCAAGGACGACATGGAGGACATCAAGATCATCGAGCAGGGACTCCATGATAGTGTACATGTGAGGGCCGGAAAACTCAGTTGA
- the nup54 gene encoding nucleoporin p54 isoform X1, with protein sequence MAFNFGGGTSNTASSSGFSLGSFGAKTTASTAFGFGTGTTTTASSGFGSLSAPSFGAATTTTAPAGFGFGSTTTGAFGGFGNTATSSAGSTFNFSNPANTGGGLFGNTQNKGFGFSSGLGTGTGTGTGFGSGLGGGGLGFGGFNLQSTQPQQGGLFGQQTQAQAQSNQLINTASALSAPTLLNDERDAILAKWNQLQAFWGTGKGYFNNNIPPVDFTQENPFCRFKAVGYSCIPSSKDEDGLVALALNKKEVDVRSQQQQLVESLHKFLGGNPTLTVNVEGVKALPDDQTEVIVYVVERSPNGTSKRVPASTLYSYMEQVNIKSQLQQLGVVMSITRTALSPAQLKQLLQNPPAGVDPIIWEQAKVDNPDPDKLIPVPMVGFKELLHRLKIQEQMTKQHQTRVDIIATDISELQKNQSTTVAKIAQYKRKLMDLSHRVLQVLIRQEIQRKSGYAIQVDEEHLRVQLDTIQSELNAPTQFKGRLNELMSQIRMQNHYGAVRAEERYVVDGDLLREIKQHLKQQQDGLSHLISVIKDDMEDIKIIEQGLHDSVHVRAGKLS encoded by the exons ATGGCGTTCAACTTCGGCGGCGGGACCTCGAACACAGCGA GCTCGTCTGGGTTTTCATTGGGTTCATTTGGTGCCAAAACGACAGCGTCCACAGCTTTTGGGTTTGGTACCGGTACCACCACTACCGCCTCATCGGGATTTGGTA GTCTCTCAGCCCCGTCTTTTGGGGCTGCTACGACCACCACGGCGCCCGCTGGGTTTGGATTCGGCTCAACTACCACAG GTGCGTTCGGAGGCTTCGGAAACACTGCCACCTCTTCTGCAGGCTCCACCTTCAACTTCTCAAACCCCGCCAACACCG GTGGTGGATTGTTTGGAAACACTCAGAATAAAGGCTTCGGGTTTTCCTCTGGACTGGGAACAGGGACCGGTACTGGGACGGGGTTCGGATCTGGTTTGGGAGGCGGAGGCCTCGGTTTCGGGGGCTTCAATCTTCAGTCCACGCAGCCGCAACAAG gAGGTTTGTTCGGTCAGCAGACCCAAGCCCAGGCGCAGTCCAATCAGCTGATCAACACGGCCAGCGCTCTGTCCGCACCCACACTGCTGAACGACGAGCGTGACGCCATCCTGGCCAAATGGAACCAGCTGCAGGCCTTCTGGGGAACAGGCAAGGGCTACTTCAACAACAATATCCCTCCGGTCGACTTCACCCAGGAGAACCCTTTCTGCCGGTTTAAG GCAGTAGGTTACAGCTGCATCCCCAGTAGTAAAGATGAGGACGGTCTGGTGGCTCTGGCTCTTAATAAAAAAGAGGTGGACGTCCGCagtcagcagcagcagctggtCGAGTCTCTGCACAAGTTTCTGGGTGGAAACCCGACGCTCACCGTGAATGTAGAAGGAGTGAAAGCGCTGCCCGATGACCA GACGGAGGTTATCGTATACGTAGTAGAGCGCTCTCCTAACGGCACGTCAAAGCGAGTTCCAGCCTCCACGCTGTACAGCTACATGGAGCAGGTGAACATCAAGAGCCAGTTGCAGCAGCTTGGCGTGGTGATGAGCATCACCAGGACAGCTCTTTCTCCTGCACAGCTCAAACAGCTGCTGCAGAATCCTCCTGCAG GAGTCGATCCGATCATATGGGAGCAGGCCAAAGTGGACAACCCCGACCCTGATAA GCTGATCCCGGTGCCGATGGTTGGTTTCAAGGAGTTGCTGCACAGGCTGAAGATACAAGAACAGATGACTAAACAGCACCAGACCAGAGTAGAT ATAATCGCCACAGACATCAGTGAGCTTCAGAAGAACCAGTCCACCACCGTGGCGAAGATCGCTCAATACAAGAGGAAGCTGATGGACCTGTCGCACCGAGTCCTTCAG GTCCTGATAAGGCAGGAGATTCAGAGGAAGAGCGGCTACGCCATCCAGGTGGATGAAGAACATCTGAGGGTGCAGCTGGACACCATACAATCTGAGCTGAATGCTCCCACGCAGTTTAAG GGACGCCTGAACGAGCTGATGTCGCAGATCCGGATGCAGAATCACTACGGCGCAGTGCGAGCTGAAGAACGATACGTCGTCGATGGTGACCTGCTCCGAGAGATCAAACag CACCTGAAGCAGCAGCAGGATGGTTTGAGTCACCTGATCAGTGTGATCAAGGACGACATGGAGGACATCAAGATCATCGAGCAGGGACTCCATGATAGTGTACATGTGAGGGCCGGAAAACTCAGTTGA
- the fech gene encoding ferrochelatase, mitochondrial, with protein MALLGRMTRFVFFSRSSSRFGLCVGASLRSQSTARAAAALATQSSPKTQEKSKPKTGILMLNMGGPEKLEDVHDFLLRLFLDKDLMQLPVQNKLGPFIAKRRTPKIQEQYSKIGGGSPIKAWTTMQGEGMVKLLDKMSPETAPHKFYIGFRYVHPLTEEAIEEMEADGVERAVAFTQYPQYSCSTTGSSLNAIYRYYSSTGLSSKMRWSVIDRWPTHPLLIECFAQHVRKELEKFPPEKRDDVVILFSAHSLPISVVNRGDPYPQEVGATVQRVMEKLDFCNPYRLVWQSKVGPMPWLGPQTDDVIKGLCKRGKKNLLLVPIAFTSDHIETLYELDIEYSQILAEECGVENIRRSESLNGNPMFFKALADLVHTHLKSNESCSRQLNLRCPLCMNPTCGKAKAFFASQ; from the exons ATGGCGCTTTTGGGGCGAATGACTCGCTTTGTTTTCT tctCAAGGAGCAGCAGTCGTTTTGGTTTGTGTGTCGGTGCGTCTCTCAGAAGTCAGTCTACTGCgagagctgctgctgctttggCCACACAGTCCAGtccaaaaacacaggaaaagag taaacCTAAGACCGGCATCCTGATGTTGAACATGGGGGGTCCGGAGAAGCTGGAAGACGTTCATGACTTCCTGTTACGACTTTTCCTTGACAAAGATCTGATGCAGCTTCCTGTCCAGAA TAAACTCGGGCCGTTCATCGCCAAACGCCGCACACCCAAGATTCAGGAGCAGTACAGTAAAATCGGAGGAGGATCTCCCATCAAAGCCTGGACCACCATGCAGGGAGAGGGGATGGTCAAACTCCTGGACAAGATGAGCCCTGAAACCG CTCCACACAAGTTTTATATCGGGTTCCGGTACGTGCACCCGCTCACAGAGGAGGCCATCGAGGAGATGGAGGCAGACGGAGTGGAGAGAGCCGTGGCCTTCACTCAGTATCCACAGTACAGCTGCTCCACCACTg gcagcaGTTTGAATGCTATCTACAGATACTACAGCAGCACTGGACTGAGCTCTAAAATGCGCTGGAGTGTGATTGACAGGTGGCCAACACACCCACTGCTCATCGAG tgttttgctCAGCATGTGCGTAAGGAGCTGGAGAAGTTTCCTCCTGAGAAGAGAGACGATGTGGTCATTCTGTTCTCCGCCCACTCGCTCCCAAtatct gtggtgaACAGAGGAGACCCGTACCCTCAGGAGGTGGGAGCTACAGTGCAGAGGGTGATGGAGAAGTTAGATTTCTGTAACCCATATCGTCTCGTCTGGCAGTCAAAG gtagGCCCGATGCCATGGCTCGGTCCGCAGACGGACGATGTGATAAAAGGTTTGTgtaaaagaggaaagaagaacCTGCTGTTGGTTCCCATCGCCTTCACCAGCGACCACATCGAGACGCTATACGAGCTGGACATCGAGTACTCCCAGATCCTCGCAGAagag tgtgggGTCGAGAACATCAGAAGATCAGAGTCTCTCAACGGAAACCCGATGTTTTTTAAG gCTTTAGCGGATTTGGTTCATACGCACCTGAAGTCGAACGAGTCCTGCTCTCGCCAGCTCAACCTGCGATGTCCTCTGTGCATGAACCCGACCTGTGGGAAAGCCAAGGCCTTCTTCGCCAGCCAATAA